A window from Nevskia ramosa DSM 11499 encodes these proteins:
- a CDS encoding tautomerase family protein encodes MPVCNVIVLKGHPQATLKQLVVECSDTLARIIGAPKDRLEVWVTEVEPALWGLNGQPGDEVLQTISRSEIEMPFIRMVLLQGRPVEQHHQLIAEMTAVVARVLGANAERIRLQIDEVHPDRWGIGGVPASVRRAAEIAARAATA; translated from the coding sequence ATGCCCGTCTGCAATGTCATCGTCCTGAAAGGCCATCCGCAAGCCACCTTGAAGCAGCTGGTGGTCGAGTGCTCGGACACCCTGGCGCGGATCATCGGCGCACCGAAGGATCGGCTCGAAGTCTGGGTCACCGAAGTGGAGCCGGCGCTGTGGGGACTCAATGGCCAGCCCGGTGATGAAGTGCTGCAGACCATCTCGCGCAGCGAGATCGAGATGCCGTTCATCCGCATGGTGCTGCTGCAGGGCCGGCCGGTCGAGCAGCATCATCAGCTGATCGCCGAGATGACCGCGGTCGTCGCCAGAGTGCTCGGCGCCAATGCCGAGCGCATCCGCCTGCAGATCGACGAAGTGCACCCGGATCGCTGGGGCATCGGTGGTGTGCCGGCCAGTGTGCGACGGGCGGCGGAGATCGCGGCGCGGGCTGCGACGGCCTGA
- a CDS encoding NADH:ubiquinone reductase (Na(+)-transporting) subunit F, translating to MAYELTIEPLGQTISVEDEQTILDACLRAGIWLPHACCHGLCATCKVQVVEGDVEHGDASPFALMDFERDEKKTLACCATLQSDVTIEADIDEEPDAEIIPVRDFEGSISRIEDLTPTIKGIWVQLDEAMHFQAGQYVNVTIGELGFSRPFSLANPPATGNEIELNVRIVPGGVGTAWLHQQLHVGDRVKIAGPYGRFFVRKSASSPSLFMAGGSGLSSPRSMILDLLEAGSSEPITLVYGQRSMAELYYHDEFTALSQKYPNFTYVPALSNEPDSSDWSGFRGFVHDAAKAHFDNDFRGHKAYLCGPPLMIDACITTLMQGRLFERDIYQERFLSAADAQQVRSPLFKKI from the coding sequence ATGGCTTACGAACTAACCATAGAGCCGCTCGGCCAGACCATTTCGGTCGAGGACGAGCAAACCATCCTCGACGCCTGCCTGCGCGCCGGTATCTGGCTGCCGCATGCCTGCTGTCATGGCCTGTGCGCGACCTGCAAGGTGCAGGTGGTCGAGGGCGACGTCGAGCACGGCGATGCCTCGCCGTTCGCCTTGATGGATTTCGAGCGCGACGAGAAGAAGACGCTGGCTTGCTGCGCCACTTTGCAGTCGGATGTCACCATCGAAGCCGATATCGACGAAGAGCCGGATGCCGAGATCATTCCGGTGCGTGACTTCGAGGGCAGCATCAGCCGCATCGAAGACCTGACGCCGACGATCAAGGGCATCTGGGTGCAGCTCGATGAAGCGATGCATTTCCAAGCCGGCCAGTACGTCAACGTGACGATCGGCGAGCTCGGTTTTTCGCGGCCGTTCTCGCTGGCCAATCCGCCGGCCACCGGCAACGAGATCGAGCTGAACGTGCGCATCGTGCCCGGTGGTGTCGGCACCGCCTGGCTGCATCAGCAATTGCATGTCGGCGATCGCGTGAAGATCGCCGGGCCGTACGGCCGCTTCTTCGTTCGCAAATCGGCGAGCAGCCCCAGCCTGTTCATGGCCGGCGGCTCGGGCCTGTCGAGCCCGCGCAGCATGATTCTCGATCTGCTCGAAGCCGGAAGCTCTGAGCCGATCACCCTGGTCTACGGCCAGCGGTCGATGGCCGAGCTGTACTACCACGACGAGTTCACCGCGCTCAGCCAGAAGTATCCGAACTTCACCTATGTGCCGGCGCTGTCGAACGAGCCGGACAGCAGCGACTGGTCCGGCTTCCGTGGCTTCGTCCACGATGCCGCGAAGGCCCATTTCGACAACGACTTCCGCGGCCACAAGGCTTATCTCTGTGGCCCGCCGCTGATGATCGATGCCTGCATCACCACCCTGATGCAGGGCCGCCTGTTCGAGCGCGACATCTATCAGGAGAGGTTCCTGTCGGCGGCCGATGCCCAGCAGGTGCGCAGTCCCTTGTTCAAGAAGATCTGA
- a CDS encoding phenol hydroxylase subunit P4, translating into MPIKAITPDYHGDFKDSLDKFRGNQIVNIHWEKHLMFAWPMCVPLPPTMPFGAMIEGVLPGIFGAHPNFKQIDWSQVEWKTSKGPFKPDPAKSLVDNGIGHKATISFSTPGLTGVNGNAVC; encoded by the coding sequence ATGCCCATCAAGGCCATCACGCCGGACTACCACGGCGATTTCAAGGACAGCCTCGACAAGTTTCGCGGCAACCAGATCGTCAACATCCATTGGGAAAAGCACCTGATGTTCGCCTGGCCGATGTGCGTGCCGCTGCCGCCGACGATGCCGTTCGGCGCGATGATCGAAGGCGTGCTGCCGGGCATCTTCGGCGCTCATCCGAACTTCAAGCAGATCGACTGGAGCCAGGTCGAGTGGAAGACCTCGAAAGGCCCATTCAAGCCGGACCCGGCGAAGTCGCTGGTCGATAACGGCATCGGCCACAAGGCCACGATCAGTTTCAGCACGCCAGGTCTTACCGGCGTCAATGGCAATGCCGTCTGCTGA
- a CDS encoding MmoB/DmpM family protein has product MATTSTQPVFIALQANNDTMPIIEAIRQDNPNAVVHEYPAMVKIDCPGRLVIKRTSVEEHLGRDFDLREIQINMISIAGNVDESEDEFTLEWKTA; this is encoded by the coding sequence ATGGCCACTACCAGCACTCAACCGGTCTTCATCGCGCTGCAGGCCAACAACGACACCATGCCGATCATCGAAGCGATCCGGCAGGACAACCCGAACGCCGTCGTCCACGAGTACCCGGCGATGGTCAAGATCGATTGCCCGGGACGCCTGGTGATCAAGCGCACCTCGGTCGAGGAACATCTGGGCCGCGACTTCGACCTGCGCGAAATCCAGATCAACATGATTTCGATCGCCGGCAATGTCGACGAATCCGAAGACGAATTCACGCTCGAGTGGAAAACGGCCTGA
- a CDS encoding YHS domain-containing protein, with translation MAAEGNAKPAKKLSLKENYALLTRGLGWEPSYEKHEEIFRNISFEGIKIHDWEKWEDPFRLTMDAYWKYQGEKERKLYAIVDAFQQNNGQFNVTDARYVQALKIFINGITELEYDSHRGFNMLAREFPGVGPRIAAQMQSLDELRHATTQIHTISQYAKYFTGMNEFPYQFDRAWYLSIPKSFFEDAVTSGPFEFIVAISFAFEYVLTNLAFMPWMSGAAFNGDMATVSFGFSAQSDEARHMTLGIEVIKFLLEQDPANVPLVQKWIDKWFWRGYRLLSLLATMMDYMLPKRVMAWNEAWEIYYEQNGGALFADLARYGIKPPKRAPETIAEKGHVAHQMWSVFYANRDAVGFQMWLPSDEEMDWMSEKYPDTFDKYYRPRYEYWREMEKAGTPFRNTTLPQLCQVCQWPCLFTEPDDPTTLSLRETEYKGETFHMCSDGCKDIFDDTPEKFVHAWLPVHQIYQGNCFLPDVDPTAPDFNPMYEALRYMGIKPGVDGGDFKGSADATNWEKWTSRPANIHEGAYTDAVRATNKIPDAVRDTGSQSDAARKAS, from the coding sequence ATGGCCGCTGAAGGCAATGCAAAGCCCGCGAAGAAACTGAGTCTCAAGGAAAACTACGCGCTGCTGACGCGCGGACTCGGCTGGGAACCCAGCTACGAGAAGCACGAGGAAATCTTCCGCAACATCAGCTTCGAAGGTATCAAGATCCACGACTGGGAAAAATGGGAAGACCCGTTCCGTCTGACTATGGACGCCTACTGGAAATATCAGGGCGAAAAGGAGCGGAAGCTCTACGCGATCGTCGATGCCTTCCAGCAGAACAACGGCCAGTTCAACGTCACCGACGCCCGCTACGTGCAGGCGCTGAAGATTTTCATCAACGGCATCACCGAACTCGAGTACGACTCGCATCGCGGCTTCAACATGCTGGCGCGCGAGTTTCCGGGCGTGGGCCCGCGCATCGCCGCGCAGATGCAGTCGCTCGACGAACTGCGCCACGCGACGACGCAGATCCACACGATCAGCCAGTACGCGAAGTACTTCACCGGCATGAACGAGTTTCCGTACCAGTTCGATCGCGCCTGGTATCTGTCGATTCCGAAATCGTTCTTCGAGGACGCCGTCACCTCCGGTCCGTTCGAGTTCATCGTCGCGATCAGCTTCGCGTTCGAATACGTGCTGACCAATCTCGCGTTCATGCCGTGGATGTCCGGCGCGGCCTTCAACGGCGACATGGCCACGGTCAGCTTCGGCTTCTCGGCGCAGAGCGACGAAGCGCGGCACATGACGCTCGGCATCGAGGTCATCAAGTTTCTGCTCGAACAGGATCCGGCCAATGTGCCGCTGGTCCAGAAATGGATCGACAAGTGGTTCTGGCGCGGCTATCGCCTGCTGTCGCTGCTGGCGACGATGATGGATTACATGCTGCCGAAGCGGGTCATGGCCTGGAACGAGGCCTGGGAAATCTATTACGAGCAGAACGGTGGCGCGCTGTTCGCCGATCTCGCCCGCTACGGCATCAAGCCGCCGAAGCGCGCGCCGGAAACCATCGCCGAGAAGGGCCACGTGGCCCACCAGATGTGGAGCGTGTTCTACGCCAACCGCGATGCCGTAGGCTTCCAGATGTGGCTGCCGTCCGACGAGGAAATGGACTGGATGTCCGAGAAATACCCGGACACCTTCGACAAGTACTACCGGCCGCGCTACGAGTACTGGCGAGAAATGGAGAAGGCCGGCACGCCGTTCAGGAACACCACACTGCCGCAACTCTGCCAGGTCTGCCAATGGCCTTGCCTGTTCACCGAGCCGGACGATCCGACCACGCTCAGCCTTCGCGAAACCGAATACAAGGGCGAGACCTTCCACATGTGCTCGGACGGCTGCAAGGACATCTTCGACGACACGCCGGAGAAGTTCGTGCACGCCTGGCTGCCGGTGCACCAGATCTATCAGGGCAACTGCTTCCTGCCCGATGTCGATCCGACCGCGCCCGACTTCAATCCGATGTACGAAGCGCTGCGTTACATGGGCATCAAGCCCGGCGTCGACGGCGGTGATTTCAAGGGCAGTGCCGATGCGACCAACTGGGAGAAGTGGACTTCACGCCCGGCGAACATCCACGAAGGTGCCTACACGGACGCAGTCCGTGCTACCAACAAAATCCCCGATGCCGTTCGTGACACCGGCAGCCAGTCCGACGCCGCCCGCAAAGCCAGCTGA